Proteins from one Bacteroides zhangwenhongii genomic window:
- a CDS encoding aldose epimerase family protein: MLRKYLFLLILVLVGNIAFSQSKLVTWDAPLGTVLNKDFTVKVRQPGGEWKVLSTYLIKVDEVRETKHHIEDASMVTFDFMGTVEVAVTYNKGKVNTAKVRPLSYDIPFQIVDNTVIFSLDCPRNLSVEVNGDIFHNLHLFANKPEENVPDKNDPDVIYYGPGIHEVDNGELKVPSGKTVYLAGGAVLMGRVLIENVNDVKLIGRGIIDHSIKKGIWIANSQNVYVEGIVTTQCGTGGSNNVTIRYVKSISYYGWGDGMNVLASNNVLFDGVFCRNSDDCTTVYGTRLGFEGGCSNITMRNSTLWADVAHPIFIGIHGNSNKPEVLENLNYINIDILDHQEKQLDYQGCMAINAGDNNLIRKVRFENIRVEDFRHGQLINLRIFYNEKYCSAPGRGIEDVLFKNISYSGKNAELSVIEGYNEERQVKNVRFENLRINDRLIYDEMSDKPAWYKTSDMARIYVGAHTEGIVFLDSSSAMADGH; this comes from the coding sequence ATGCTAAGAAAATACTTATTTTTGTTGATTCTTGTGTTGGTAGGGAATATTGCATTTTCCCAGAGTAAATTAGTTACCTGGGATGCTCCCTTGGGAACGGTTTTGAATAAAGATTTCACAGTCAAAGTGCGCCAACCGGGGGGGGAATGGAAAGTTTTATCTACCTATTTGATAAAAGTCGATGAAGTGAGAGAAACGAAACATCATATAGAAGATGCTTCAATGGTAACTTTTGATTTTATGGGAACAGTTGAAGTTGCTGTCACTTATAATAAGGGAAAAGTGAATACTGCGAAAGTGCGGCCCCTCTCATATGATATTCCGTTTCAGATAGTAGATAATACGGTGATATTCTCATTAGATTGTCCTCGGAATTTGTCTGTGGAGGTGAATGGAGATATTTTCCATAATCTGCATCTGTTTGCGAATAAGCCGGAAGAGAATGTACCGGATAAGAACGATCCTGATGTTATTTATTATGGACCGGGTATTCATGAGGTGGATAATGGAGAATTGAAAGTACCATCAGGAAAAACCGTTTATCTTGCCGGTGGAGCTGTACTAATGGGACGCGTGTTAATAGAAAATGTGAACGATGTGAAATTGATAGGAAGAGGGATTATTGACCATTCAATTAAGAAAGGCATTTGGATTGCAAATTCTCAAAACGTTTATGTAGAGGGGATTGTAACTACGCAATGTGGAACAGGAGGCTCAAATAATGTAACTATCCGTTATGTCAAAAGTATAAGTTATTACGGATGGGGGGATGGTATGAATGTACTTGCCAGTAATAATGTTTTGTTTGATGGAGTTTTCTGTCGTAATTCGGATGATTGTACCACCGTTTATGGAACTCGCTTAGGCTTCGAAGGAGGATGCAGCAACATAACAATGCGGAATTCTACATTGTGGGCAGATGTGGCTCATCCAATCTTTATAGGAATTCATGGAAACTCCAATAAGCCGGAGGTATTGGAAAATCTGAACTATATAAATATAGATATTTTAGATCATCAGGAAAAACAACTCGATTATCAAGGATGCATGGCTATTAATGCCGGGGATAATAATCTGATACGTAAAGTCCGTTTTGAAAATATCCGGGTGGAGGATTTCAGGCATGGACAGCTTATTAATCTACGGATCTTTTATAATGAAAAGTATTGCAGCGCTCCCGGACGAGGTATTGAGGATGTATTATTTAAGAATATCTCTTATTCGGGAAAGAATGCTGAACTTTCTGTAATTGAAGGATACAATGAAGAACGGCAAGTTAAGAATGTTCGTTTTGAGAATTTGCGAATTAATGATCGGCTAATTTATGATGAGATGTCTGATAAGCCTGCATGGTATAAAACATCAGACATGGCTCGCATCTATGTAGGAGCTCATACAGAGGGAATTGTCTTTTTGGATAGTAGTTCTGCAATGGCTGATGGTCATTAA
- a CDS encoding family 43 glycosylhydrolase has translation MKKLLYFILLAFIVIRIDAQEYPKVILSGDYPDPTIMRDGKDYYMTHSPFYYKPGFLIWHSVDLMNWEPVSRVMPEYTGTAMAPDLIKYKGRYYIYYPTDETNWVIWADDIKGPWSKPIDLKVSGIDPGHIADENGNRYLYVNEGEVIRLSDDGLSTVGEKKKVYDGWVYPKSWNTECMCLESPKLNYRNGYYYMTSAQGGTAGPATSHMVVAARSKNIMGPWENSPYNPIVHTYSEKDNWWSKGHGTLIDDVNGNWWIVYHGYAKGYHTLGRQTLIEPVEWTSDGWYRTKSTAIPISLSPIISHGMQLSDDFRGPSLGLQWTFWKEYAPKSLTFDQNTLWLKGKGSTPANGRLLLTMVEDKNYETQVEVNIGKGNTAGLVLFYNEKAYVGVVSDGKKFTVYRNAEQKIEFPNEIGTRFIAKIRNQGNKVCILVSRDSREWTTLAENVDVSQMHHNNYQGFFALRIGLLSTGKGSVGFKQFRYKNAIPQEEDMSAYLMVFHRDETHGLYMAISRDGYTFTALNDAEPVIAGDTIAYQRGIRDPHIYRGPDGAFYLAMTDLHVFAKRDGYRETEWERDRNMYGWGNNYGLVLMKSWDLMNWKRANIRFDKLTAGLSEIGCAWAPEVTYDDKKGKLMIYYTMRFRNEPNKLYYVYVNDDFDTIESLPEILFEYPNERVSAIDGDITKVGDKYHLFYVAHDGPAGIKQAVSDRVNGGYEYDPRWYDFEPKACEAPTVWKRIGEDKWVLMYDVYSVTPHNFGFIETSDFVNFENLGRFNEGVMKTTNYTAPKHGAVIHLTADEANKLEEYWLKNKRKYVSTASIQKNPVIPGYYADPEVMYSEKTKKYYIYPTCDGIPAWGSTLFKAFSSDDLVNWKEEGVILDLKNVSWAKKNAWAPSIIEKKQADGSYKYYYYFTAERQIGVAVSDSPTGPFIDSGKPLIGQGLPGGMTRGQNIDPDVFTDPVSCKTYLYWGNYYMAVCELNDDMVSIRPNTTRILINNDTHYSEAAHIFYRDGYYYFTWSKNDTRSADYEVRYVRSKSPVEPINPADSQIVICKKPDQGIYATGHHSVVQVPGKDEWYIVYHRFKFPDAVTMGKNAGYHREVCIDKLEFNENGTIKEIVPSL, from the coding sequence ATGAAAAAACTCTTATACTTTATTTTATTGGCATTTATAGTGATACGAATAGATGCGCAGGAATATCCGAAAGTTATTTTATCAGGTGATTATCCTGATCCTACCATTATGCGGGATGGAAAGGACTATTATATGACCCATTCACCTTTTTATTATAAACCGGGATTCCTTATATGGCATTCTGTTGACTTGATGAATTGGGAACCGGTTTCCCGGGTAATGCCGGAGTATACAGGTACGGCAATGGCACCTGATTTAATTAAGTATAAAGGTAGATATTATATTTATTATCCCACAGATGAAACTAATTGGGTGATCTGGGCAGATGATATAAAAGGACCATGGAGCAAGCCGATCGATTTAAAAGTAAGCGGAATTGATCCGGGACATATTGCTGATGAGAATGGTAACCGTTATTTGTATGTGAATGAGGGTGAAGTTATTCGTCTGTCTGATGATGGGCTGTCTACTGTCGGAGAGAAGAAAAAGGTTTATGACGGTTGGGTATATCCAAAGAGCTGGAATACTGAATGTATGTGTCTTGAATCCCCAAAACTGAATTATAGAAATGGATATTACTATATGACTTCTGCTCAAGGCGGAACGGCGGGACCTGCTACAAGTCATATGGTCGTTGCTGCTCGCTCAAAGAATATAATGGGACCCTGGGAGAATTCTCCTTATAATCCCATTGTCCATACCTATAGTGAAAAGGATAACTGGTGGTCGAAAGGGCATGGCACATTGATTGATGATGTGAATGGTAACTGGTGGATTGTGTACCATGGATATGCAAAAGGATACCATACGTTGGGACGTCAGACTCTGATTGAACCTGTAGAATGGACTTCTGACGGTTGGTATCGTACTAAATCTACGGCTATTCCGATATCTCTTTCCCCAATAATATCACATGGGATGCAATTATCGGATGATTTTCGTGGCCCGTCGTTGGGACTTCAATGGACTTTCTGGAAAGAATATGCTCCGAAATCCCTCACTTTCGATCAGAATACTCTTTGGTTGAAAGGTAAGGGAAGTACACCTGCTAATGGTCGTTTATTGTTAACTATGGTGGAGGATAAGAATTATGAAACACAGGTAGAAGTGAACATTGGAAAGGGAAATACAGCCGGACTGGTTTTATTCTATAATGAGAAAGCCTATGTAGGCGTTGTTTCTGATGGCAAAAAGTTTACAGTTTATCGCAACGCAGAACAGAAAATAGAGTTCCCGAATGAGATTGGAACACGTTTTATCGCTAAAATTCGTAATCAGGGCAATAAAGTTTGTATACTGGTGAGCCGGGATAGCAGAGAATGGACTACACTTGCGGAAAATGTGGATGTTTCTCAAATGCATCATAACAACTATCAGGGATTCTTTGCTTTACGGATAGGTTTATTGTCAACAGGTAAGGGAAGTGTCGGATTTAAGCAATTCCGTTATAAGAACGCTATTCCACAAGAAGAGGATATGAGTGCTTACTTGATGGTTTTTCATCGGGACGAAACACATGGACTTTACATGGCTATTAGCCGTGATGGATATACATTTACGGCTTTGAACGATGCAGAACCGGTCATAGCCGGTGATACAATTGCTTATCAAAGAGGTATCCGTGACCCGCATATTTATCGTGGTCCGGATGGAGCATTTTATCTGGCGATGACAGACTTGCATGTTTTTGCTAAAAGAGATGGTTATCGGGAGACAGAGTGGGAACGTGACCGTAACATGTATGGTTGGGGGAATAACTATGGTTTAGTCTTGATGAAATCCTGGGATTTAATGAATTGGAAACGTGCGAATATCCGTTTTGACAAACTAACGGCAGGATTGAGTGAGATAGGCTGTGCCTGGGCTCCGGAAGTGACTTATGATGACAAGAAAGGTAAGTTGATGATTTATTATACAATGCGTTTCAGGAACGAACCCAACAAACTATACTATGTATATGTGAATGATGATTTTGATACCATTGAAAGCCTGCCGGAGATTTTATTTGAATATCCTAATGAACGTGTATCGGCTATTGACGGAGACATTACGAAAGTGGGAGATAAGTATCATTTATTTTATGTTGCTCATGACGGGCCGGCCGGAATTAAACAAGCAGTTTCCGATCGCGTAAATGGAGGATATGAGTATGATCCCCGTTGGTACGATTTTGAACCAAAAGCTTGTGAGGCCCCCACTGTATGGAAACGTATCGGTGAAGATAAATGGGTGTTGATGTACGATGTATATAGTGTGACTCCTCATAATTTCGGCTTTATTGAGACTTCGGATTTTGTGAACTTTGAGAATCTGGGACGTTTCAATGAAGGAGTGATGAAAACTACCAATTATACTGCCCCTAAACACGGTGCTGTGATTCATCTGACTGCGGATGAGGCTAATAAACTTGAAGAATATTGGCTGAAGAATAAAAGAAAGTATGTTTCGACTGCGTCTATACAGAAGAATCCGGTGATTCCCGGTTACTATGCGGACCCGGAAGTCATGTATTCTGAAAAGACAAAGAAATATTATATTTATCCGACTTGTGATGGAATTCCTGCCTGGGGAAGTACATTGTTTAAGGCATTCTCGTCGGATGATTTGGTGAATTGGAAAGAAGAGGGCGTTATATTGGACTTGAAAAATGTATCCTGGGCAAAGAAAAATGCGTGGGCTCCTAGCATCATAGAGAAGAAACAGGCTGACGGGAGCTATAAGTATTACTATTACTTCACTGCTGAAAGACAAATAGGAGTAGCGGTTTCCGACAGTCCGACCGGACCTTTTATCGACTCCGGTAAACCTTTAATTGGACAGGGATTGCCCGGGGGAATGACTAGAGGGCAGAATATCGACCCAGATGTATTTACCGATCCGGTCAGTTGCAAGACGTATCTGTATTGGGGAAATTATTATATGGCTGTATGTGAATTGAATGATGATATGGTATCGATAAGACCGAATACGACTCGTATTCTGATTAATAATGATACTCATTATAGTGAAGCTGCCCATATCTTTTACAGAGATGGTTACTATTATTTCACATGGTCCAAAAATGATACGAGAAGTGCAGACTATGAAGTGCGTTATGTACGTTCCAAATCCCCTGTGGAACCGATTAATCCTGCTGATAGCCAAATTGTTATTTGTAAGAAACCGGATCAGGGAATTTATGCCACCGGTCATCATTCAGTGGTGCAAGTACCCGGTAAGGATGAATGGTATATCGTATATCACCGTTTTAAATTTCCGGATGCGGTGACTATGGGAAAGAATGCGGGGTATCACCGTGAAGTTTGCATTGATAAACTGGAATTTAATGAAAATGGAACGATAAAAGAAATAGTTCCGAGTTTATGA
- a CDS encoding alpha-L-arabinofuranosidase C-terminal domain-containing protein produces the protein MISLLACVQTLYASTDKTQNQPDSVYIFPYPTLNDAGRRGMQFVWSSDGEKWQNIADGQVFVKCDFGPWKRMYKPYLTQSRVDGSWHCYWDLTPDGEAMAYVSSPDLMRWKPQHFFMTSEKGQYAVADCNKPIRKTVWIGGKQVDGWALKVAYEQIVAMNRYGDHRAYRQALREERTVDDKKRFAGLKPVTAHIKVERELTKPISEHLIGVFFEDLNYAADGGLYAELIQNRDFEYSSKDGNKDKNWNSTYAWGIQGDGITFTIGTDQPVHVNNPHYAILDVHAPGSAFMNAGFGGIVAKKGEKYDFSMFSKVLGGGKGGKTLVQLVTKEGKEIARTVMKLSSKDWKKQSITLTATEDADSTILVLSPQTVGCYALDMISLFPQKTFKGHKNGLRADLAQAIADIHPRFVRFPGGCLAHGDGVDNIYNWKETIGPLEARKPAPNIWRYHQTRGLGYFEYFQFCEDINAEPLPVVAAGVPCQNSGINGPSHHSTNIITANGQQGGIPMKEMGQYIQDVLDLIEYANGDAKKTVWGKERAKAGHPAPFNLKYLGVGNEDMISDVFKERFTMIYNAVKEKYPDIIVIGTTGPFSEGTDYEEGWAFADELGIPMVDEHNYNTPGWFIHNQNYYDHYDRDKSKVYLGEYAAHLPGRPSNIETALAAALFLTSVERNGDVVAMTSYAPLLAKEGCIQWNPDLIYFNNKEVKPTVDYYVQQMYGQNAGNEYISAEVLLDNNQISVKKRIGTSVVRDGKTGDLIVKLVNMLPVCVNAHLEIPSLKGINAIVTKTLLMGNPVDVDVVPVSETIGISDKFPYELPAYSFTVLRIQASK, from the coding sequence ATGATAAGCTTGCTGGCTTGTGTTCAGACATTGTATGCTAGTACTGATAAAACACAAAACCAACCGGATTCGGTTTATATTTTTCCATATCCTACGTTGAATGACGCAGGTCGGAGAGGAATGCAGTTTGTGTGGAGTTCGGATGGGGAAAAATGGCAGAATATAGCAGACGGGCAGGTTTTTGTGAAATGTGACTTTGGTCCTTGGAAGAGAATGTATAAGCCCTATTTAACACAGAGCCGGGTAGATGGGAGTTGGCATTGCTATTGGGACTTGACTCCTGATGGAGAAGCAATGGCTTACGTATCCTCTCCTGATTTGATGAGATGGAAACCGCAACATTTTTTCATGACATCGGAAAAAGGGCAATATGCAGTAGCTGATTGTAATAAACCGATAAGGAAAACTGTCTGGATAGGAGGTAAACAAGTAGATGGTTGGGCCTTGAAAGTTGCGTATGAACAGATTGTCGCAATGAATCGTTATGGGGATCATCGGGCATATAGACAGGCATTAAGGGAAGAACGTACTGTGGATGATAAAAAGCGTTTTGCCGGATTGAAGCCGGTAACAGCTCATATCAAGGTAGAAAGAGAGCTGACGAAACCTATTAGTGAGCATCTGATAGGAGTGTTTTTTGAAGACTTGAATTATGCAGCAGACGGTGGGCTTTATGCGGAACTGATTCAGAATCGTGATTTCGAATATTCTTCCAAAGATGGGAATAAGGATAAAAATTGGAATAGTACCTATGCGTGGGGCATACAGGGGGATGGAATAACATTCACTATTGGCACTGATCAGCCGGTTCATGTAAATAATCCGCATTATGCTATATTGGATGTTCACGCACCGGGATCTGCCTTTATGAATGCCGGTTTTGGTGGTATTGTTGCTAAAAAAGGAGAAAAATATGATTTTTCCATGTTTTCAAAAGTATTAGGTGGAGGAAAAGGAGGAAAAACCCTTGTTCAGTTGGTAACTAAAGAGGGAAAAGAGATTGCAAGAACAGTCATGAAGCTTTCTTCCAAGGATTGGAAAAAGCAGAGTATTACATTGACAGCAACCGAAGATGCTGATAGTACGATATTAGTTCTTTCTCCTCAAACAGTAGGGTGTTATGCTTTGGATATGATTTCTTTGTTTCCGCAAAAAACATTTAAGGGGCATAAGAATGGGCTTCGTGCAGATTTGGCACAAGCAATAGCAGATATCCATCCTCGTTTTGTTCGTTTTCCGGGTGGTTGTCTGGCGCATGGTGACGGAGTGGATAATATTTATAACTGGAAAGAAACAATCGGACCGTTGGAAGCTCGCAAACCGGCACCTAATATTTGGCGATATCATCAGACACGTGGTTTGGGATATTTTGAATATTTCCAATTTTGTGAAGATATAAATGCAGAGCCGCTTCCTGTGGTGGCGGCTGGTGTCCCATGTCAGAACTCTGGAATAAATGGACCTAGTCATCATTCTACAAATATCATAACTGCCAACGGACAACAAGGGGGCATTCCAATGAAAGAAATGGGACAGTATATTCAGGATGTACTGGATTTGATAGAATATGCTAATGGCGATGCAAAGAAAACTGTATGGGGTAAAGAACGTGCGAAAGCAGGACATCCGGCACCTTTTAACCTGAAATATTTGGGAGTGGGCAATGAGGATATGATAAGCGATGTTTTTAAAGAACGCTTCACAATGATTTATAATGCAGTAAAAGAAAAGTACCCGGATATTATTGTGATAGGAACCACCGGTCCGTTTAGTGAGGGAACTGATTATGAAGAAGGTTGGGCATTTGCTGATGAATTGGGAATCCCCATGGTTGATGAACATAATTATAATACACCGGGTTGGTTCATTCATAATCAAAACTATTATGATCATTATGACCGTGATAAATCGAAAGTTTATTTAGGAGAATATGCAGCGCATTTACCGGGACGTCCGAGTAATATTGAGACAGCTTTGGCAGCAGCTTTATTCCTTACTTCTGTAGAACGAAACGGGGATGTGGTAGCCATGACTTCGTATGCGCCTCTTCTAGCCAAAGAAGGATGTATTCAATGGAATCCTGATTTGATTTATTTCAATAACAAGGAAGTGAAACCAACCGTAGATTATTACGTACAGCAGATGTATGGACAGAATGCCGGTAATGAATATATTTCTGCTGAAGTTTTATTGGATAATAATCAGATATCCGTAAAAAAACGTATTGGGACATCAGTTGTACGTGATGGAAAAACTGGAGATTTAATTGTGAAACTGGTAAATATGCTTCCTGTTTGTGTAAATGCACATTTGGAGATTCCTTCATTGAAAGGTATAAACGCTATTGTAACTAAAACACTGCTAATGGGAAATCCTGTTGATGTAGATGTTGTTCCTGTATCGGAAACAATAGGCATAAGTGATAAGTTTCCTTATGAATTACCTGCATATTCATTCACTGTACTTAGAATCCAAGCATCTAAGTAG